Sequence from the Nocardia cyriacigeorgica GUH-2 genome:
GCCCGATGATCACGACGAGGATGCCGAAGTGGAACATCGGGCTGGCGATGCGCAGGAGACGGTTCTCGTAGAGTTGTGATGACCGCGTGGTCCAACCGAATTTGTCGTAGCGGTAACGCCACCAGGTTCCCACTATCACGATCGCCAGCGTGACATAGGGGACAACGTCCCAGAAGATCTCCCCCGCATCCATTTTCATCCGGCTCCTCCATGTCGAGTCGGTTCCGGTGAGGTGCGACGAGGCGGCACCGTGAGAGTGAACGGCTGTAATCCGATGGCTTCGGCCGGTGGGCCGGCCGCGGCGAGTCGGTGGGCTCGCCGTTCTTCCTGATCGGTGACCGGCGGTAGCGTCGCGCACACCGCGTCGACAGCCGGGGCATACAGAGACTTCCGTTCGGTCAATGCGCCGCGCAGGACTTCGAGCGGGATCCGGTGCTCGGTCAGCAGTCGCTCGCCCGCATCCGGGTCCCCGAGAGCGGCGAATTCGAGTACGACGGTCAAATGATCAGGCGCCTCTCGACCCAACGCCCGTACTCCGGCATCTCGGTAGGTTTGCAGGAAGGCATGCATGGCTGAACCACGGCTCCTGGTGTCGCCATCGGTCCAATAGGTCAGGTACATCGTGGCGCCCCGGCGCAGATCGAAGGTATCGACATAGTCGGTTTGCAGTGCGAGAAGGTCGGTGGCCCGCAGTGCATCCAGGGTGTTTTCGAGCAGTCGGCGTGGCTCTCCATTCGTATGGTCGAGCAGCTCTTGAACCACGGCGAGCCGGTTTGCGAGTTGTTCGTCGGGGTAGGACAGCAGCAGCGAGGCCGCCTGGCGGATCAGCCGGTGCTGCGTCGGTGCGCGGTTGGCCCGCGTGTGGCCGCGAAACAGCGATCTCATTGGTCTTCTCCGCGATGGTGCGCAGGTGGACGCGGGAACAGGCCTTCGGGGGCGCCTTTGCCGTCCCAGTTGAGCAGGTTCACCCGTGACGGTCGCGTTCGGTTGGCAGCCAGCGCTTCCGTGGTCTGCCGCTGTTTCAACGCGTGAAAAGTCTCGACAGCGACAGGAACCGGCCCACCGCTGGCCTCACCGAACGGGCCTGAGTCATACATCCCGGGCCCTCCTTCATAGGACAGGGCGCACTCGGTCGCGGTCTCTTCGAGCCGATGGGCCTCGGCCGCGTATACAGTCGGAATCACGTACCGCTGCTCGTACTTGGCCAGTGCGAGCAGTCGGTACATCTCATACATCTGTTCTTCGGAAAGCCCGACAGACTCCGGGATGTGCGGCTGGGTTTCCCTGCCCAGGTTGATGTCTCGCATGTAGGACCGCATCGCGGCGAGCCGCCGTAGCACGGCCGCGACGGCGGCGGTATCGCCAGCGGTGAATAACTCCGCCAGGTACTGGATCGGTATGCGCAGTGCCTCGAGAGCTCCGAACAGGTTTCCGAGGTCCTCGCCGTCGTGGCCGTCGCGACTGACGGCGTCGACGACCGGGGATAGCGGTGGGACGTACCAGACCATGGGCATCGTCCGGTACTCGGGATGCAGCGGCAGAGCCACCTTGTAGGTATTGATCAGAGCATAGACCGGTGATCGCTGGGCCGCTTCGATCCATTCGTCGGAGATTCCGGCAGCATGTGCGCCGGCAATCACCTGGGGATCATGAGGGTCGAGCAGGATCTGGCGCTGCGCCTCGTACAGGTCGGTGTCCTTCTCGACCGAGGCCGCCTCGGTGACGCGATCGACATCGTAGAGCACGAGCCCGATGTAGCGCAGGCGTCCCACGCACGTTTCCGAGCACACCGTCGGCAGACCAACCTCGACACGCGGGTAGCAGAAGGTGCATTTCTCGGCTTTACCGGTCTTGTGGTTGAAATACACCTTCTTGTACGGGCATCCCGACACACACATCCGCCAGCCGCGGCACCGGTCCTGGTCCACCAGCACGATGCCGTCTTCGGTGCGTTTGTACATCGCGCCGGACGGGCATGAGGACACACAGGACGGATTGAGGCAGTGTTCGCAGATGCGCGGCAGATAGAACATGAAGGTCTGCTCGAGTTCGAGCCGGACCTGCTCGCCCACCTTCTTCAAGATCGGGTCATCGGGAAGGATTTCCGGCGATCCGCCCAGATCGTCGTCCCAGTTCGCGGACCATTCGACCTTCATCGGCTTTCCGCTGATCAGGCTGCGCGGCGGTGCGACGGGCATCTGGTCGCCGAGCGGAGCGGTGATGAGGTTGTCGTAGTCGTAGGTCCACGGCTCGTAATAGTCCGACAGGGCCGGCATTTTCGGGTTGGAGAAGATGCGGGCCAGTTTGCTCAGGCGACCGCCATCCCGCAGCCGTATCCGGCCTCGCTTGTCGAGAACCCATCCCCCGCGCCAGCGTTCCTGATCCTCGTAGGTCCGTGGGTACCCTTGCCCGGGCCTGGTTTCGACATTGTTGAACCACACGTACTCGGTTCCAGAGCGATTGGTCCATGCCTGCTTGCAGGTCACCGAGCAGGTGTGGCACCCGATGCACTTGTCCAGGTTCATCACCATCGCGAGCTGTGCCATTACCTTCATGGCGGTGTCCTCCGGTCGGGACCGCGTCGGCCGCAGTCGCTCGTACGTTCCATCAGTAGGTCACCTCCTGGGACCGGCGTCGGACGACTGTCACTTCGTCACGCTGATTTCCGGTTGGCCCGAGGTAGTTGAACGCCCATGCCGTCTGCGCGTAGCCGCCGGCCAGATGGCTGGGTTTGACGAGTAATCGGGTGAGTGAGTTGTGGATGCCGCCGCGGCGGCCGGTGGTCTCCGACAACGGCACGTCGACTACACGCTCTTGCGCGTGGTAGACGTACACGACACCTTCGGGCATCCGGTGGGAGACGGTGGCGCGGCAGACCAGCACACCGTTGCGATTGACGGCCTCGACCCAGTCGTTGTCGCGCACCGAGATCTTGGCCGCGTCGACTGTGCTCATCCACATCGTCGGCCCGCCGCGCGACAGCGACAACATGAACAGGTTGTCCTGGTACTCGGAGTGAATCGACCACTTCGAATGCGGCGTCACATAACGGACGGTCAATCCGATTCCATCGGAGCCTGCGGCGCCGAGAGCCGGTTCGTCGAACAGCCGTGCCATATCCAGCGGAGGCCGGTAGGTCGGCAGCTGTTCGCCGAGTTCTTCGAGCCAGTCATGATCGACGTAGAAGTGCATTCTGCCGGTGAGAGTGTGGAAGGGCTTGAGTTCTTCGATGTTCACCGTGAACGGTGCGTAACGACGCCCGCCGGTCTCACTGCCCGACCATTCTGGGCTCGTGATCACCGGCACCGGCCGGGACTGGGCGTCGGCATAGGTGATACGGCGCTCTTCGCTACCTTCGGCGAGATGAACGAGCGGTCGTCCGGTCCGTTTCTCGAGCTCGCGGAAGCCCTCGACCGACAGGCGACCGTTGGATGTTCCGGACAAGGCGAGGATCGTGTCGGCCATCCGCTCGGCGGCGTTGACGGCAGGTCGCCCCTCGGCGGGCCCGGAGTTCATCACCCCGAACTGCCGGGCCAGTTCGTCGACCTCCTTTCCGGGCTTGGTGACCACGCCTTTGGTGTTCAATCCGAGGGTCTCGACAAGGGGGCCGAGCGCGGCCCACTTGTCTGCTACGGCGGTGTAGTCGCGTTCGACAACCGTGATGGGCCCCATCGTTTTTCCTGGTTCCGGTACCTCACCGGCGCTCCGCCAATCATGTTCTGTGCCATTCGGATATGCCATGGCGGCGGGGGTGTCGTGCTGCAACGTGGTCATGACGACGTCGGCGCGCGTGCCCAGGTGAGTGCGGGCCATAGCGCTGAACGTTCTGGCGATCGCGCCGAAGGCGTCGTAGTCGGATCGCGTCTCCCATGGTGGATCAATGGCGGGTGTGAAGGCATGCACGTACGGATGCATATCCGTACTCGACAGGTCTGCCTTCTCGTACCAGGTCGCTGCGGGCAAGACGACGTCGGACAGCAGCGTGGTCGAGGTCATGCGAAAGTCGATGGACATCAGCAAATCGAGCTTGCCTTCGGGGATGTCGCGCGCGGTATTCACTTGGCGGGGAGCCATTCCGGAATCCGCCGGGGCCGCCTGCAAATTCGACGTGGTGCCCAGCAGATGCTGAAGGAAGTATTCGTTGCCTTTGCTCGATGACCCCAGCAGGTTCGCCCGCCACACACTCAGTACACGCGGCCAATTCTTCGGGTTGTCCGGATCGGTCACGGCGAGTTCGATACTGCCGTCGGCCAGCCCTTCGGCGACGTAGCGCGGGATCTCCTTCCCTGCCGCGCGCGCTTCGTCGGCGATGTCGAGACTTGAGCGGTCGAATTGTGGATAGAACGGAGTCCATCCCATCGCGACGGCGGATGCGAGGACGTCCATGGTGTGCTTGTCCCGGAATCTGCCGCGGCCGATCGGGCTCGCCAGGGCATCGGCGCGGTACCGGTCGTATCGCCATTGGTCGGTGTGTGCGTACCAGTAAGAGGTGCCGGCCATTTGGCGGGGTGGACGTGACCAGTCGGTGCCCATCGCCATGGCTGCCCAGCCAGTGACCGGACGGCACTTTTCTTGGCCGACGTAGTGAGCCCATCCGCCGCCGTTACGACCCATTGAGCCAGTAAGGATCAGTAGCGCGAGGACGGCGCGATAGGTGGCGTCGCCGTGGAACCACTGACAGATACCGGCGCCCATGATAATCATGGATCGGCCGCCGGATTCCTCGGCATTGGCCGCGAACTCCTTGGCGATGCGGGTGGCTTGCTCGGCGGACACACCGGTGATGGGTTCTTGCCAGGCCGGGGTGTACGGCTGGGAGGGGTCGTCGTAACCGGCCGGCCACTGACCTGGTAGGCCAGGCCGTCCTACACCGTATTGGGCGAGCATGAGGTCGAACACCGTGCACACGCGGTGTTCACCGACTCGGCGCACGGGTACGCCGCGGGCGATGCTGTCGCCATGCCCGTCGATGGTGTCGAAGCTCGGCAGATGGATCAGGGCGGACTCCCCCGGCTCGCCGGCCGGATGCCCGACCGTCAGCGCAGGTACGAGATCGCCCAAGTCGAGGTTCCACTTCCCGACACCGGTGTCGCCGTAACGGAACCCCAGCGAGCCATGGGGTACCGCTACCGTGTTCGTCGCGCCGTCGATCAGGACGGGCTTGAATGCTGCGTTCTCGACCTCATGGCCGAGATCGGCCGCGGTGAGGTTCTTGCCGGGTACGAGTTTGCCGTCGCGCTCTTCGAGCTTGATCAGGAACGGCAGGTCGGTGTACTGCCGGACGTAGTCGACGAAGAACGGAACTCGCCGGCGGACAAAGCACTCGGTCAACACGACATGACCCATGGCCATCGCCAAAGCCCCGTCGGTGCCCGCCGCGCACGGCATCCACTCGTCGGCGAACTTGGTGTTGTCGGCGTAATCGGGACTGACACTGACCACCTTGGTGCCGCGATAGCGAACCTCCGCCATCCAATGCGCGTCCGGCGTGCGGGTGACGGGAACGTTGGAGCCCCACATCATCAGATACGCCGCATCCCACCAGTCCCCGGATTCCGGGACATCGGTCTGGTCGCCGAACACCTGCGGCGAGGCGACCGGCAGGTCGGCGTACCAGTCGTAAAACGAGGTCATCACCCCGCCGATGAGCTCGATGAACCGGGATCCCGCCGCGAACGACACCATGGACATCGCTGGGATGGGGGAAAAACCAGCGACACGGTCAGGCCCGTATTCCTTGATGGTGTGCACGTGCGCGGCGGCAACGATCTCGGTGGCTTCCGCCCAACTGATTCTGATCAGGCCACCCTTGCCACGGGCTCGCTGGTACCCGGCGCGGCGCACCGGGTCGCCCTGGATGTCCGCCCATGCCAGGACCGGGTCGCCGAGACGGGCCTTCGCCTCTCGGTACATCTCGATCAGCACTCCGCGCGCGTACGGGTAGCGCACGCGGGTGGGTGAGTAGGTGTACCAGGAGAACGCGGCGCCGCGCGGGCAGCCACGGGGTTCGTATTCGGGGCGGTCGGGCCCGACCGAGGGATAGTCGGTTTCCTGGGTTTCCCAGGTGATGATGTCGTCTTTGACGTAGATCTTCCACGAACAGGAACCGGTGCAGTTGACGCCGTGCGTGGAGCGCACGACCTTGTCGTGACTCCAACGCTCGCGATAGAAGATGTCGCCTTCGCGACCGCCCTCACGAGTGACCGTGCGCCCGTCATCGGAGATCTCACCTGGGACGAAAAACCGCCCGCTCCGGCGTAGCAAATCCTCGATCGGGCCACCGGTGTGCTGTGTGGTCACGGAACCTCCTTCGAGCGGAGCCGCTATCTCGCTTCGGCTGGAACCGGCTCCCTAGCATGCAGTTTCATTGCCGTGTAGGTCAGTGCGATGAGTGCCGTCACCACAAGCAACAGCAGGCCGACTGTGTAGTCGTTGCCGGCGGGGTCGTAGGTCGCTCCCATCACGAGCGGCGGGAAGTACCCGCCCAGGCCGCCCGCGGCCGCGACGACGCCGGTGACCGAACCCACGGACTTCGACGGCGCGCGGCGTGCGACCCACGCGAACACTCCACCGGTCCCGATGCCGAGGAATATCGCCAGCAGGATGAAGTCGGTCGCCGACCACAGGTCCGGGGGCGGCTGGAACACCGCGATCGACGCCATCACCGCCGTTCCGGCCAGTGAGGCGAGCACCACGTACTTGGGCGCGATGCGATCGGCGAGGGCGCCGCCGATCGGTCGGGCGATCACCGCCGCGAGCGCGAACGCCGCGGTGCGCGCGCCCGCATCGACGGCGGAGAATCCGTAGATCGTCTTGATGTAGGTGGGCAGATAGTTGCTGAATGCGACGAAGCCGCCGAACACGACCGCGTACAGGAACGACATCTCCCAGGTCACCCGTAGTTTCAGCGCGGCTTTCAGTTTCGGCACGACCGGGTCGGTGTTCGGATGGAACTCCGGTGAGTTACGCATCACCAGCATGCAGACCACCGCGGTGACCGCGAGGGCCGCCGCCACGATTGCGTGGGTTGCGAAAAGTCCGAACCAGTTGACGAATCGGGGCGTGAAGAAGGCCGAGAGCGCGGTTCCGACCATGCCGGCACCGAAGACGCCGGTTGCGAAGCCCCGCCGTGCGGGCTCGTACCAGTTGTTGGCGAACGGGATGCCGACGGCGAAGATCGTGCCGGCGATGCCGAGGAAGAATCCGAAGATCAGCAGCAGCGGATAGGATTCCGCAGCCCCGGCGGCACCGACGGCCAGAACCGGCAGGATCGATGCCAGCGAGATCGCGATGAACATGATCCGCCCGCCGAACCGGTCGGTGAGCGCGCCGACTGCGATACGGCCGAGCGAGCCGACCAGGATCGGCGTGGCAACCAGCATCGACGTCTCGGTGCTGCTCAGCGACAGGTCGCCGGCATAAGTGGTGGACAGCGGGCCGATCATGTTCCAGGCCCAGAAGTTGATCGCGGACACCCAGGTCGCGAGCGCTAGGTTCGACCCCCGTTGCTTACCGAGGTCGGTAACGGAAACGGTCACCGTCTCAGCAAACCACGACCCGCGGGCTCTCGCAGCGTTTCCTTGATCAAGTCACAGCGGGTGTCGCTGTCCGAGTGGAGTCCGACCCGAGATGCCCCTTATCGACTGCGACCAAAGTCCTCTCGCCGGTGTCGTTCGGCACTGTCGAGGTCGAGCGGCTGGTCATAGCGTCGGGGCCATATCCAAATCCCGATTCCCGAGGAGACCGTGATGCGAGCATGCGTCTACGAATCGATGTACGGCAACACCGCAGAAGTCGCCCGAGCGGTCGCCGAAGGGTTGGGTGTACACGCCACCGTTGAAGTTGTCGAAGTGGCGTCCGCGCAGCAATCCATACCCGCTTCGGTGGACTTGCTCGTCGTCGGCGGACCAACGCACGCGTTCGGACTCAGCAGACCATCGACCCGCGCAGACGCGGCGAGCCGGACCGATGACGCGGTCACGGTAGACATCGGAATCCGGGAATGGCTCGACGCCGCGAAACCGGTTGCCGCGGGTTCTCGCGCGGCAGCGTTCGGCACCAAGGTCGCCAAACCACCCTGGTTGCCGGGGTCGGCGGCACGCGGCGCCGGAAAGCGGTTGCGCAAACTCGGTTATCAGCTCGTCGACAAACCCATGGACTTCCTGGTCGACGGTATGACCGGTCCGCTCGCCGATGGCGAACTCGATCGAGCGCGCCAGTGGGCGCAGCGGCTCGCCGCCGCTGAAATCGAACGAGTCGCGCGCCAGTCCTGATCGCGAAGGTCGCCCGATGCACTACCCCGTCATGGTGGCCGAAATGGAACCCGAAACGGTCCTTCAACTCCACCGCACCGTCAGGGCCGATCACGCCGGCGATGACATCGGCAACGGCATGCAAACGCTGTTCCAGCTCACCGCCGACACCGGTTTCAGCCCGGCCGGGCCACCCTCGACCACCTACCACGGAGACTTCGCGCCCGGCCGGACGACAGAAGTCGATTTCTGCCTGCCCGTCGCGGCCCGCCGCAACAGCAACCTCGACCAACTGACAATCCGCTCAACCGAAGCCGGCCTTGTCGTTCGAACCGTTCACCGCGGCGACTACCAGACGATCACCCATGCCTACCGCGCACTCGACGATTGGCTGCGGGTTTCCCGGTTCCGGCCGATCGGGCCGCCAACCGAGGTCTACCTGGTGGCGCCTGACGAAGCGGTGGCAGCTCGAGACCTGGTCACCGAGATCCGAATCCCTGTCGTGCCGACCGACCTGAGCGTGGATGTCCAGTCGACAGTGGACCAGGCCGTGACGGTCGTACGTGAAGCGCTGATCGACGAAGGTTTCGTCGTGCTGGCCGAGATCGATGTCAGCGCGACGCTGCGCGCCGAGACCGGGCGCGCGGTCGAGGACTGTTCGATCCTCGGTGCCTGCCACCCAACGCTGGCCGCACACGCGCTCGAAGTAGATCCACCAATCGGCGCACATCTACTCTGCAACCTCGTTGTGCGTGCCACCGACGAGGGCGCCATCATCGAGGCGACGGACCCCCGCACACAGATGAACCAGCCGCACTCGTCGGACATGGATGCCATCGCAATGAAGCTACGAGCCGAGTTGGCGGCGGCGATTGCCACGGTCGCGGACCGATCGCCTCGTCTTCACGCGCGAGCAAGCGCCCCGGCAGCGGGGCCCGGCCAGGAACAGTGAGTCCGTAAGTCCCTGCAAATCGTCGACTTTCGCCTGTCGCAATCAGTATGGCGATGCGAAATTCTGAGATCAGCTCATTGCCGAAGGAGGAGCCATGACCGATCCACATGCTCTCGAACTGGCGGGCCGAAGCATCGTCGTCACCGGTGGCGCGCGAGGAATCGGTGCTGCCGTCGCGCGCACACTCGTGAAGTCCGGCGCCGGAATCGTGGTCGCCGATATCTTGGACCACGACGGTGAAGCCACCGCGTCCTCGCTGGGCTCATCGTGCATCTACCGACGACTCGACGTCACCGAGGAAGAGCAATGGCGGCGAGTGCTCGATGACGCCGAAGCGAACTTCGGGCCGCTCGCCGTGCTGGTCAACAATGCCGGAATCGTCGACTTCGGCAGTGTCGAATCCGAATCCCCCGCGATGTTCCGGCACGTCATCGACGTCAACCTGACCGGCGCCTGGATGGGGATGCATGTGGCCGTGCCACGCCTTCGCGCGGCGGGTGACGGGGTCATCGTCAATATCTCCTCGACCGCGGGCCTCATGGGCTACTCCGGTGTCGCCGGATACGTCGCCAGCAAATGGGGACTGCGCGGACTCACCAAGGCCGCGGCCATCGAGCTGGGCAAGGCCGGAATCCGCGTCTGCTCCGTCCATCCTGGCCCCATTCATACGCCCATGACCGCAGGCATGGACGAACAGATCGCCGCCCGACAGCCGCTGCCCCGTTTCGGCGAGCCCGAGGAGGTCGCGGCAATGGTCGAGTTCATCATCACCGAGGCCACCTTCTCCACCGGATCCGAATTCGTCATCGACGGCGGCGCGACGGCCGGCATGGACTTGGTCGAACAGCTGTGAACGCATCCGGCACGGCGGCCGCGGCTGGGGCGCAACTCCATGAAACCCATACCGGGCTGGTCGTTCTGTGCGGCGACCGCGCCAACAAAGTCAAGAAGCCGATCAGCACCGACTTCCTCGATTTCAGCACACCGCAACGTCGCGAGGAAGCCTGCGCGCGCGAGCTCGAACTCAATCGCCGGATGGCGCCGGATGTATACCTGGGCGTCGGGCATCTCACCGACCCGACCGGCGGACCGGCCGAGCCCGTTCTGATCATGCGGCGGATGCCCGAGAAGCTGCGGCTATCGACGCTGCTTGCCGAGTGGGGACCAGAATGTATCGACCTGAATTCACTGGTGGACACGCTGGTACGTTTCCATCGGGCAGCGCGCCGCGGACCCGAGATCGACCGAGCAGGACGGACCGAATCGGTGCGAGAACGTTGGCTGGCGGTGCTCGACACGTTGCGCCACCAATCATCCGACCTCATCGACCCGAGGGCATTGGCCAAGGTCGAGGCGCAGACGATGCGCTACCTCGCCGGCCGCACGCTGTTGTTCGATCAACGCATCGCTGCCGCCCGCATCGTCGACGGACATGGTGACCTGCTCGCACAAGACATCTTCGCGTTGCCTGACGGCTTCCGAATATTGGACTGCCTCGACTTCGACGATGCACTTCGCTACCTCGACTGCGTCGACGACATTGCTTTCCTGGCCATGGATCTCGAATTCCTCGGGCACCGCGGCCTGGCCGAACGGCTTCTGACCGACTATCTCCGCGCTACGGCGGATACCGCGCCGAGGTCGTTGCTCGACCACTACATCGCCTACCGCGCACTCGTCCGGGCGAAGGTCGACGTGATCCGTTTCGCCCAGGGTGAGGAAGCCGCGCGAGGACGGGCTCGTCGCCACGTAGCTCTAGCCGAGGATCATTCCGGCCGTGCCGTCATCCGGCTGGTGCTGATCGGCGGTCTACCCGGCACCGGTAAGTCGACAGTCGCCCAGGCACTAGCCGAAGAGACCGGTGCCATCCGGCTTTCCAGCGATCTCATCCGACGGGAACTCACCGACCGTGGTGCGCTGAGCGGATCGGCCGGCACCTATGGGCACGGGCGGTACTCTGCCGCCGGCAAAGCCATGGTGTACGACGAGATGCTGACCAAGGCGAAAAGGCTCTTAGAACTCGGTGAATCCGTCGTACTGGACGCGAGCTGGATCGACGCCGAGCAACGGGATCGCGCAAGATCCCTCGCCGCCGAGGTTTCCGCAGAGTTGGTGCAGATCCGCTGCTGGTGTCCCAGTGACCTGGCTCGACAGCGCATACGTCACCGCGGCGGCGACTCGGCGTCCGAGGTGACCGTCGACGTAGCCATGTCGATGGCAGCCGATGACGTGCCGCGGCCCGACGCTCATACCGTGTCGACCGACCAGCCACTCGCAAACACCATGGCAGCGGTCCGAGAGGTGTGGCATACCGCCGCGACAACTTCAGGGCATGACGCAACCCCGACGGATGTGGTCCACCCGATGGGATAGGACGATGTGGATCATGTCGCCGGTCGAATCACCCGGACCGCGGAGTCCACGTAACGGCTATCGTGTCAGGCGCGTTTCAAGCCGGCACGGAGGGCCGCCAGCCGCCGCTGATACTCATCGTCATCGATGTCGCCGCGGGCGAACCGATCCGCCAGGACTTGCTCGGGCGATCCGGGGCCGACGGGTGAATGGGAACGCGGTGGTGCCGAGATGATCCGCAGCGTCGCTATGATCGCGACTGCGACCAGCGCCCATGCCAGCACCATGATGAGGATCATCAGCGCGAATCCCCACCCCGTCATTCCATGATCAGACCAGTACATCATTGTGGTTCTCCTGTGTGATCTCTTCGGATCTGACCTCGACGATCTCTCGTACCG
This genomic interval carries:
- a CDS encoding nitrate reductase subunit alpha, which gives rise to MTTQHTGGPIEDLLRRSGRFFVPGEISDDGRTVTREGGREGDIFYRERWSHDKVVRSTHGVNCTGSCSWKIYVKDDIITWETQETDYPSVGPDRPEYEPRGCPRGAAFSWYTYSPTRVRYPYARGVLIEMYREAKARLGDPVLAWADIQGDPVRRAGYQRARGKGGLIRISWAEATEIVAAAHVHTIKEYGPDRVAGFSPIPAMSMVSFAAGSRFIELIGGVMTSFYDWYADLPVASPQVFGDQTDVPESGDWWDAAYLMMWGSNVPVTRTPDAHWMAEVRYRGTKVVSVSPDYADNTKFADEWMPCAAGTDGALAMAMGHVVLTECFVRRRVPFFVDYVRQYTDLPFLIKLEERDGKLVPGKNLTAADLGHEVENAAFKPVLIDGATNTVAVPHGSLGFRYGDTGVGKWNLDLGDLVPALTVGHPAGEPGESALIHLPSFDTIDGHGDSIARGVPVRRVGEHRVCTVFDLMLAQYGVGRPGLPGQWPAGYDDPSQPYTPAWQEPITGVSAEQATRIAKEFAANAEESGGRSMIIMGAGICQWFHGDATYRAVLALLILTGSMGRNGGGWAHYVGQEKCRPVTGWAAMAMGTDWSRPPRQMAGTSYWYAHTDQWRYDRYRADALASPIGRGRFRDKHTMDVLASAVAMGWTPFYPQFDRSSLDIADEARAAGKEIPRYVAEGLADGSIELAVTDPDNPKNWPRVLSVWRANLLGSSSKGNEYFLQHLLGTTSNLQAAPADSGMAPRQVNTARDIPEGKLDLLMSIDFRMTSTTLLSDVVLPAATWYEKADLSSTDMHPYVHAFTPAIDPPWETRSDYDAFGAIARTFSAMARTHLGTRADVVMTTLQHDTPAAMAYPNGTEHDWRSAGEVPEPGKTMGPITVVERDYTAVADKWAALGPLVETLGLNTKGVVTKPGKEVDELARQFGVMNSGPAEGRPAVNAAERMADTILALSGTSNGRLSVEGFRELEKRTGRPLVHLAEGSEERRITYADAQSRPVPVITSPEWSGSETGGRRYAPFTVNIEELKPFHTLTGRMHFYVDHDWLEELGEQLPTYRPPLDMARLFDEPALGAAGSDGIGLTVRYVTPHSKWSIHSEYQDNLFMLSLSRGGPTMWMSTVDAAKISVRDNDWVEAVNRNGVLVCRATVSHRMPEGVVYVYHAQERVVDVPLSETTGRRGGIHNSLTRLLVKPSHLAGGYAQTAWAFNYLGPTGNQRDEVTVVRRRSQEVTY
- a CDS encoding SDR family NAD(P)-dependent oxidoreductase, translating into MTDPHALELAGRSIVVTGGARGIGAAVARTLVKSGAGIVVADILDHDGEATASSLGSSCIYRRLDVTEEEQWRRVLDDAEANFGPLAVLVNNAGIVDFGSVESESPAMFRHVIDVNLTGAWMGMHVAVPRLRAAGDGVIVNISSTAGLMGYSGVAGYVASKWGLRGLTKAAAIELGKAGIRVCSVHPGPIHTPMTAGMDEQIAARQPLPRFGEPEEVAAMVEFIITEATFSTGSEFVIDGGATAGMDLVEQL
- a CDS encoding DUF302 domain-containing protein, which produces MANSIERASGRSGSPPLKSNESRASPDREGRPMHYPVMVAEMEPETVLQLHRTVRADHAGDDIGNGMQTLFQLTADTGFSPAGPPSTTYHGDFAPGRTTEVDFCLPVAARRNSNLDQLTIRSTEAGLVVRTVHRGDYQTITHAYRALDDWLRVSRFRPIGPPTEVYLVAPDEAVAARDLVTEIRIPVVPTDLSVDVQSTVDQAVTVVREALIDEGFVVLAEIDVSATLRAETGRAVEDCSILGACHPTLAAHALEVDPPIGAHLLCNLVVRATDEGAIIEATDPRTQMNQPHSSDMDAIAMKLRAELAAAIATVADRSPRLHARASAPAAGPGQEQ
- a CDS encoding flavodoxin family protein; the protein is MYGNTAEVARAVAEGLGVHATVEVVEVASAQQSIPASVDLLVVGGPTHAFGLSRPSTRADAASRTDDAVTVDIGIREWLDAAKPVAAGSRAAAFGTKVAKPPWLPGSAARGAGKRLRKLGYQLVDKPMDFLVDGMTGPLADGELDRARQWAQRLAAAEIERVARQS
- the narH gene encoding nitrate reductase subunit beta, with product MKVMAQLAMVMNLDKCIGCHTCSVTCKQAWTNRSGTEYVWFNNVETRPGQGYPRTYEDQERWRGGWVLDKRGRIRLRDGGRLSKLARIFSNPKMPALSDYYEPWTYDYDNLITAPLGDQMPVAPPRSLISGKPMKVEWSANWDDDLGGSPEILPDDPILKKVGEQVRLELEQTFMFYLPRICEHCLNPSCVSSCPSGAMYKRTEDGIVLVDQDRCRGWRMCVSGCPYKKVYFNHKTGKAEKCTFCYPRVEVGLPTVCSETCVGRLRYIGLVLYDVDRVTEAASVEKDTDLYEAQRQILLDPHDPQVIAGAHAAGISDEWIEAAQRSPVYALINTYKVALPLHPEYRTMPMVWYVPPLSPVVDAVSRDGHDGEDLGNLFGALEALRIPIQYLAELFTAGDTAAVAAVLRRLAAMRSYMRDINLGRETQPHIPESVGLSEEQMYEMYRLLALAKYEQRYVIPTVYAAEAHRLEETATECALSYEGGPGMYDSGPFGEASGGPVPVAVETFHALKQRQTTEALAANRTRPSRVNLLNWDGKGAPEGLFPRPPAHHRGEDQ
- a CDS encoding nitrate/nitrite transporter codes for the protein MTVSVTDLGKQRGSNLALATWVSAINFWAWNMIGPLSTTYAGDLSLSSTETSMLVATPILVGSLGRIAVGALTDRFGGRIMFIAISLASILPVLAVGAAGAAESYPLLLIFGFFLGIAGTIFAVGIPFANNWYEPARRGFATGVFGAGMVGTALSAFFTPRFVNWFGLFATHAIVAAALAVTAVVCMLVMRNSPEFHPNTDPVVPKLKAALKLRVTWEMSFLYAVVFGGFVAFSNYLPTYIKTIYGFSAVDAGARTAAFALAAVIARPIGGALADRIAPKYVVLASLAGTAVMASIAVFQPPPDLWSATDFILLAIFLGIGTGGVFAWVARRAPSKSVGSVTGVVAAAGGLGGYFPPLVMGATYDPAGNDYTVGLLLLVVTALIALTYTAMKLHAREPVPAEAR
- the narJ gene encoding nitrate reductase molybdenum cofactor assembly chaperone; its protein translation is MRSLFRGHTRANRAPTQHRLIRQAASLLLSYPDEQLANRLAVVQELLDHTNGEPRRLLENTLDALRATDLLALQTDYVDTFDLRRGATMYLTYWTDGDTRSRGSAMHAFLQTYRDAGVRALGREAPDHLTVVLEFAALGDPDAGERLLTEHRIPLEVLRGALTERKSLYAPAVDAVCATLPPVTDQEERRAHRLAAAGPPAEAIGLQPFTLTVPPRRTSPEPTRHGGAG